The proteins below come from a single Pararge aegeria chromosome 23, ilParAegt1.1, whole genome shotgun sequence genomic window:
- the LOC120634262 gene encoding cytochrome P450 4V2-like translates to MLAVVLIFVTCAVWAWWRRTKNKNEPPAFPGGLPLIGHAHLLIGDSIQLWKSVKELSYESLKAGGAISASIGPRTIYVVTDPDDYLTIANTCLQKDNFYEFAKPWLGEGLVTGDLSIWKIHRRLLNPAFSQVVLDGFLGVFNGQSRRLVKDLEAEVGKGPFDHWVYTRHNALETICLTALGVDFTDKNVLNSEYVNAAEQMFNILVDRFQKFWWHSHFLYSWSSLRKKQDQCLKILHNMSNTVLKKRKADYLKNRNCKEIDEKTKGPKFKPFMDLLLELSIEKGAFNDREIREHVDTMIVGGHDTSASVLMYTMLLIGSYPQVQEKIFEELHMVFGDDDRDVTKQDLSQLVYLEAVLKETMRIYPIVPVTARRLDKDVKLRNCTLTKGRTCFMFVYGVHRHPMWGPDSEEFKPERWLDPATLPECPTAFAGFSMGRRICIGKSYAYMSMKTTLAHVFRHYRVSGDHTQLVAKIDVMLKPDSGYYITIERRQK, encoded by the exons ATGCTGGCGGTGGTGCTAATATTTGTGACGTGTGCGGTATGGGCCTGGTGGCGCAggactaaaaacaaaaacgaaccCCCTGCTTTCCCTGGCGGCTTGCCTTTGATAGGGCATGCACATCTTTTAATTGGAGATAGTATAC AATTATGGAAATCAGTGAAAGAGCTTTCATATGAAAGCCTGAAAGCTGGTGGAGCCATATCAGCTTCTATCGGGCCAAGGACTATATACG TTGTGACCGACCCGGACGACTATTTGACCATCGCCAACACATGTTTGCAAAAAGACAATTTTTACGAATTCGCAAAACCCTGGCTCGGCGAAGGACTAGTAACTGGAGATT taTCAATTTGGAAAATACATCGAAGACTATTAAACCCAGCGTTCAGTCAGGTGGTTTTAGACGGGTTTCTTGGTGTTTTCAATGGACAATCTCGTCGCCTTGTCAAAGACCTAGAAGCTGAAGTTGGTAAAGGACCGTTTGACCATTGGGTGTACACCCGACATAATGCCCTGGAAACTATATgct taactgCTTTGGGAGTGGACTTCACAGACAAGAACGTGCTCAACAGTGAATACGTGAACGCGGCTGAGCAGATGTTCAATATCCTTGTGGACAGGTTCCAGAAGTTCTGGTGGCACAGTCACTTTTTATACAGCTGGTCCTCATTAAGGAAGAAACAGGACCAGTGCCTGAAGATCTTGCATAATATGTCGAATacc GTCCTGAAAAAAAGAAAGGCTGATTACTTGAAGAATAGGAACTGCAAAGAGATTGATGAAAAAACTAAAG GTCCAAAATTTAAGCCGTTCATGGATCTTCTTCTGGAACTATCAATAGAGAAAGGCGCTTTCAACGACCGGGAGATTAGAGAACACGTTGACACCATGATCGTTGGTGGTCATGACACTTCAGCCAGTGTGCTCATGTACACCATGTTGCTGATTGGATCTTATCCTCAGGTTCAGGAGAAGATTTTTGAAGA GCTGCACATGGTATTCGGTGATGACGACAGAGATGTCACGAAGCAAGATCTGTCACAGCTTGTATACCTGGAGGCTGTATTGAAAGAGACCATGCGCATTTACCCCATCGTACCAGTTACTGCGCGACGTCTTGACAAAGATGTCAAACtac GAAACTGTACTCTGACGAAAGGGCGAACGTGCTTCATGTTTGTGTACGGGGTCCACAGGCATCCCATGTGGGGTCCAGATTCTGAGGAGTTTAAGCCGGAACGTTGGCTGGACCCCGCCACGTTGCCTGAGTGCCCTACTGCGTTTGCTGGCTTCAGTATGGGAAGAAGGATTTGTATAG GAAAATCGTACGCGTATATGTCTATGAAGACCACCCTGGCTCACGTGTTCCGGCACTACAGGGTGTCCGGGGACCACACGCAACTCGTCGCTAAAATTGACGTGATGTTGAAGCCAGACTCGGGATACTACATTACGATAGAAAGAAGGCAAAAATAA